In Aestuariibaculum lutulentum, one DNA window encodes the following:
- a CDS encoding translocation/assembly module TamB domain-containing protein, which produces MQTQLGNYATKKLNDEFKTNINIDRVSMQLNGDIELKDIYIQDYKQDTLISVSELNTSIISFKNLSEGKLVFGDIDLEGLVFNIVTYKDAIETNLDVFVNKFEDDNPRSEKSSFLMSSSDVSIYDGVFRLLDENKESTKLLEFYNLNINATNFLINGSDVSMRVNTLNFIDSRGVKVKNLTTNFAYTLTDMTFANLDIKTPNSRLKGDLKFEYLREDLQYFTDKVLVTASFEDSSVLLDELNTFYDEFGKGQEAHFSVDLSGTLNDLRTKNLRLNTSRNTRIYGNINFKNLFSKEEDDFSMNAYLSNLSSTYSDLKALLPNVLGASLPSSLDRLGQFTITGNTQVTASTVVADVKIGTDLGLVDSDLEITTINDIDNASYKGNIIFEKFDFGTFLESEEIGEASLNFDVKGKGFVTETINTQVKGDVFEVMYNGYIYHGIKVAGNVRNKIFDGNLISNDKNLKLNFLGLVDFSDAVSKYDFVANVGYANLNVLNFVKKDSISIFRSDVKMNMNASGYDDAYGRVIFENTSYRNQNDTYTFDKFEVFSRFENNMRYIGINSPDIVEGELKGRFRFRDLKKLFQNSLGYIYTNYEPYKVSTDQSIDFNFKIYNKIVEVFYPEVELGKNTFIRGRVESDESQFRLTFKSPEIKLLDHFVNNIELQVDNSNPLFNTYVEADSLNTKYYDVSKFSLINVTVNDTLFMRTEFQGGKRNKDIFNLSFYHTINEENKSVIGFKKSDFTIKDYTWYINEENDLNNKVSFDRDVSTFDIDKFVVTHGNEEVRLSGMIKDSTQKDIKLDFKNVSLTKIVPDIDSLSLEGRVNGKLDILQQNGSYLPNSTIVIEDFKVNRFDLGSFDASITGNENLTNYNVDISIKDDEKKSFRAVGDINALGEQSSIDVNLEFNEFNLQPLNPLLQDVLSNIRGLATGVVHVVGNLNKPDINGDVKLNNAGLGIPYLNVDYDFAQNASVSLTDQTFKFNKIPISDSKYNSKGQLNGSISHVNFSNWNLDLDIRTPNLLVLDTKETEDALYYGTAFMSGYASLKGPTEQLVISVLGETKPGTVFKIPLSDTESFGDNTYIHFITKEEKEARRSGKEIVFNEIEGLELDFDLDVTQDAELEIIIDKNSGHSLRGRGSGGLLVEINTNGKFNMWGDFSVFEGVYNFAYGGLIQKEFNVMPGGTIAWEGDPLKAQINMQAVLKEQTNPSPLLENPINRSIPVELYIDLTGDLEQPQPEFSFKFPNVNSTIKSELQYSLESSDDRQNQALFLISTGSFSRGLSGLNFSGTIADRLNGIINGIFTSGDSKVNVGLNYEAGANRPDYQTGDRFGVTLQTKITDRVLINGKVGVPVGGAGATETVIAGDVEIDFLLNEDGTLTATVFNRENSIRNFGEAIGYTQGVGVSYSVDFDTFKELIQSLFKKSEKPDPVLIEKPEENEESAIPEFIRLKSSK; this is translated from the coding sequence GTGCAAACTCAGCTGGGAAATTATGCCACTAAAAAGCTTAACGACGAGTTTAAAACCAACATAAATATAGACCGGGTAAGTATGCAACTTAATGGAGATATTGAGTTGAAAGATATTTATATTCAGGATTACAAGCAGGACACCTTAATTAGTGTGTCAGAATTAAATACATCCATTATAAGTTTTAAAAATCTATCGGAAGGAAAACTGGTTTTCGGAGATATTGATTTAGAAGGCTTAGTGTTTAATATTGTGACGTATAAGGATGCGATCGAAACGAATTTAGATGTTTTCGTGAACAAGTTTGAAGATGATAACCCTAGATCTGAAAAAAGTAGTTTTTTAATGTCGTCTAGCGATGTGTCCATTTATGATGGTGTTTTCAGACTATTGGATGAAAATAAGGAAAGCACAAAACTTCTCGAATTTTATAATCTAAATATCAATGCAACTAACTTCTTAATAAACGGAAGTGATGTGAGTATGCGTGTTAATACGCTAAATTTTATTGATAGCCGCGGGGTTAAAGTGAAAAATTTAACCACGAATTTCGCTTATACTTTAACCGATATGACCTTTGCGAATCTGGATATAAAAACGCCAAATTCTCGCTTAAAAGGTGACTTGAAGTTTGAATATCTTAGAGAAGACCTTCAGTATTTTACCGATAAGGTTTTGGTAACTGCAAGTTTTGAAGATTCTTCGGTTTTACTGGACGAACTTAATACGTTTTACGATGAGTTTGGTAAAGGACAGGAAGCTCATTTTAGCGTGGACTTATCAGGAACATTAAACGATTTACGAACTAAGAACTTACGATTAAATACGAGCAGAAATACCAGAATCTACGGGAATATTAATTTCAAAAACCTGTTTAGCAAAGAGGAAGACGATTTCTCAATGAATGCTTACCTTTCTAATTTAAGCTCAACGTACAGTGATTTAAAAGCATTACTACCAAATGTTTTAGGAGCTTCATTGCCGTCTTCATTGGACCGTTTGGGACAATTTACAATTACAGGGAATACGCAGGTAACAGCGTCAACAGTGGTAGCTGATGTTAAGATAGGAACCGATCTTGGTTTGGTAGATTCCGATCTGGAAATTACCACCATTAACGATATCGATAACGCCTCTTACAAAGGAAATATCATTTTTGAAAAGTTCGATTTCGGAACCTTCTTAGAGTCGGAAGAGATAGGCGAGGCTTCATTAAATTTCGATGTAAAAGGTAAAGGTTTTGTTACCGAAACTATAAACACACAGGTAAAGGGTGATGTTTTTGAAGTGATGTACAATGGGTACATTTATCACGGAATAAAGGTTGCTGGAAATGTAAGAAATAAGATTTTCGATGGTAATTTAATTTCAAACGATAAAAATTTAAAACTAAACTTTTTAGGGTTGGTTGATTTCTCAGATGCTGTTAGTAAGTACGACTTTGTGGCTAATGTGGGTTATGCCAATTTAAATGTGTTGAATTTTGTAAAAAAGGATAGCATTTCCATTTTCAGAAGTGATGTGAAAATGAATATGAATGCCAGTGGTTACGATGATGCCTATGGTAGAGTTATATTTGAAAATACGTCTTATAGAAATCAAAATGACACTTATACTTTCGACAAGTTTGAAGTATTTTCCCGTTTCGAAAACAATATGCGTTACATCGGGATTAATTCTCCAGATATTGTAGAAGGCGAATTAAAAGGACGATTTAGATTCAGAGATCTAAAGAAATTGTTTCAAAACTCGTTAGGATATATTTACACCAATTACGAACCGTACAAGGTGTCAACTGACCAGAGTATCGATTTCAATTTTAAAATTTACAATAAAATCGTTGAGGTATTTTATCCTGAAGTCGAATTAGGAAAGAATACGTTTATTCGTGGTCGTGTAGAGAGTGATGAAAGTCAGTTTAGACTAACATTCAAGTCTCCGGAAATTAAATTACTCGACCATTTTGTGAATAATATTGAATTGCAGGTAGATAATAGTAATCCGCTGTTTAATACCTATGTAGAGGCTGATAGTTTAAATACCAAGTATTACGATGTTTCTAAATTTAGTCTGATTAATGTAACCGTAAATGATACCTTATTTATGCGTACAGAGTTTCAGGGCGGAAAGCGTAATAAAGATATTTTTAATCTGAGTTTTTATCACACTATTAACGAGGAGAATAAATCGGTAATTGGTTTTAAAAAATCAGATTTTACGATAAAAGATTACACCTGGTATATTAACGAGGAGAATGACCTTAATAATAAGGTGTCTTTTGATAGAGATGTTTCTACGTTTGATATCGACAAATTTGTGGTTACTCACGGGAATGAAGAAGTCAGGCTTTCCGGTATGATTAAGGATTCTACTCAAAAGGATATTAAACTCGATTTTAAAAATGTAAGTCTGACTAAAATAGTTCCTGATATTGATAGTTTGTCACTCGAAGGTCGTGTAAATGGGAAGCTTGATATTTTACAGCAAAATGGAAGTTATTTGCCTAATTCAACAATTGTTATTGAGGACTTTAAAGTTAATCGCTTTGATTTAGGTTCGTTTGATGCTTCTATCACTGGAAATGAAAACCTTACTAATTATAATGTGGATATTTCGATAAAAGATGACGAGAAAAAGTCTTTTAGAGCTGTGGGTGATATTAATGCTTTAGGTGAGCAGTCGAGTATTGATGTAAATTTGGAATTTAACGAATTCAATTTACAACCATTAAATCCGTTGCTTCAGGATGTTTTGTCAAATATTCGTGGTTTGGCAACAGGAGTGGTGCATGTTGTTGGTAATTTAAATAAGCCAGATATTAACGGGGATGTAAAACTAAATAACGCAGGCTTGGGCATTCCGTATTTAAATGTCGATTATGACTTTGCACAAAATGCATCGGTGTCTTTAACCGATCAGACGTTTAAGTTTAATAAAATACCAATATCCGATAGCAAATACAATTCTAAAGGTCAGTTAAACGGATCGATTAGCCACGTGAATTTTTCAAACTGGAATTTAGATTTAGATATACGAACACCTAATTTATTGGTTTTAGACACCAAAGAAACCGAAGATGCCTTGTATTACGGAACGGCATTTATGAGTGGTTATGCTTCTTTAAAAGGGCCTACGGAGCAGTTGGTTATTAGTGTTTTAGGAGAAACAAAGCCAGGAACCGTATTTAAAATTCCGCTTAGCGACACCGAATCATTCGGAGATAATACTTATATCCATTTTATTACGAAAGAAGAAAAAGAAGCTAGACGTAGTGGTAAAGAAATTGTTTTTAATGAAATAGAAGGCTTAGAGTTAGACTTCGATTTAGATGTTACACAAGATGCTGAATTGGAAATTATTATTGATAAAAACTCAGGGCATTCGCTTAGAGGTCGTGGTAGTGGCGGTTTACTTGTAGAAATCAACACCAATGGTAAATTTAATATGTGGGGAGATTTCTCCGTGTTTGAAGGGGTTTATAATTTTGCTTACGGCGGATTGATTCAAAAGGAATTCAATGTGATGCCCGGAGGAACTATTGCATGGGAAGGCGACCCGTTAAAGGCACAAATTAATATGCAGGCAGTTCTTAAAGAACAAACCAATCCGTCACCGTTACTTGAAAACCCGATTAACAGAAGTATTCCTGTAGAGTTATACATCGATTTAACGGGAGACCTTGAGCAGCCTCAACCAGAATTTAGCTTTAAATTTCCTAACGTTAATTCAACTATTAAGTCAGAACTTCAATATAGTTTAGAGTCTTCAGATGATAGACAAAATCAGGCCTTATTTTTAATTTCTACAGGATCGTTTTCAAGAGGTTTGAGCGGACTTAATTTTTCAGGAACCATTGCAGATAGACTTAACGGTATTATTAACGGCATATTTACTTCTGGAGATAGTAAAGTAAATGTTGGACTAAATTATGAAGCTGGAGCCAATAGGCCAGATTATCAAACAGGAGACCGTTTTGGGGTAACACTTCAAACGAAAATTACCGATCGTGTATTAATTAACGGTAAAGTAGGGGTGCCTGTAGGTGGTGCCGGTGCTACCGAAACTGTCATTGCCGGAGACGTTGAAATCGACTTTTTATTAAATGAAGATGGTACTTTAACAGCAACCGTATTTAATAGAGAAAATAGTATTCGTAATTTTGGTGAAGCTATAGGCTATACACAAGGGGTGGGAGTTTCATATAGTGTGGATTTTGATACCTTTAAAGAATTGATTCAGAGTTTGTTTAAAAAATCTGAAAAACCAGACCCCGTGCTTATCGAAAAACCGGAAGAAAATGAAGAGAGTGCAATTCCTGAGTTTATTCGCTTAAAAAGTTCTAAATAG
- the pfkA gene encoding 6-phosphofructokinase, with amino-acid sequence MSNKIKKIAVLTSGGDSPGMNAAIRSVVRTCSYHNIECLGVYRGYEGLIDGDFEELNARSVKGIINKGGTFLKSARSNRFRTEEGRKQAYDKLVEVGAEGLVVIGGDGSFTGAMIFNQEFGFPVMGIPGTIDNDIFGTTHTLGFDTALNTVVDAIDKIRDTASSHNRLFFIEVMGRDVGHIALNAGIAGGAEEILIPEEDLGLDRLVDSLNRSKSTGKTSSIVIVAEGDKIGKNIFELKDYVDQNMEGYDVRVSVLGHMQRGGAPSCFDRVLASRMGVKAVESLLKGETNYMVGLLNGKMELTPIEKAIKGKTKINLELLRVSDIMST; translated from the coding sequence ATGTCGAATAAAATAAAGAAAATTGCAGTTTTAACATCGGGAGGCGATTCTCCGGGAATGAATGCAGCCATTCGTTCTGTCGTTAGAACCTGCTCTTACCATAATATAGAATGTCTTGGTGTTTATCGTGGCTATGAAGGCTTAATCGATGGTGATTTCGAAGAACTTAACGCACGTAGTGTTAAAGGCATTATTAACAAAGGAGGAACATTTTTAAAGTCTGCTCGTTCCAATCGTTTCAGAACAGAAGAAGGAAGAAAACAAGCTTACGATAAATTAGTAGAAGTTGGAGCCGAAGGCTTAGTGGTTATTGGTGGAGATGGATCGTTTACAGGAGCTATGATTTTTAATCAGGAGTTTGGCTTTCCTGTAATGGGAATTCCAGGAACTATTGATAACGATATTTTCGGAACAACCCATACTTTAGGTTTTGATACAGCATTAAATACAGTTGTTGATGCGATTGATAAAATACGTGACACCGCGAGTTCTCATAACCGATTATTTTTTATCGAAGTTATGGGGCGTGATGTTGGGCATATTGCATTAAACGCTGGTATTGCTGGTGGAGCCGAAGAGATTTTAATTCCTGAGGAAGACTTAGGGTTAGATCGTTTGGTAGACTCTTTAAACCGTAGTAAAAGTACAGGTAAGACCTCAAGTATTGTAATCGTAGCTGAAGGTGATAAAATAGGAAAGAATATTTTCGAGCTTAAGGATTACGTAGATCAAAATATGGAAGGTTACGATGTAAGAGTATCTGTTTTAGGTCATATGCAACGTGGTGGAGCACCATCGTGTTTCGATCGTGTTCTTGCCAGTAGAATGGGCGTAAAAGCTGTAGAATCCTTATTAAAAGGAGAAACCAACTATATGGTGGGTTTACTAAACGGAAAAATGGAATTAACTCCAATTGAAAAAGCTATTAAAGGTAAAACAAAAATAAATTTAGAATTATTGCGTGTCTCAGACATTATGAGCACTTAA
- the gap gene encoding type I glyceraldehyde-3-phosphate dehydrogenase, translated as MSKLKLGINGFGRIGRIAFRVAASRPDIQIVGINDLLDVEHLAYLLKYDSVHGRFDGTIDIVNGNLVVNGNEIRITAERNPEDLKWDAVGAEVVLDCTGIFTTLEGAQKHITAGAKKVAISAPSADAPMFVMGVNNDKITAEHTIVSNASCTTNCLAPIAKVINDNFGIVEGLMTTVHATTATQMTVDGPSRKDWRGGRSALANIIPSSTGAAKAVGKVIPELNGKLTGMAFRVPTPDVSVVDLTVRTEKAASWDEVKAALKAAADGPLKGVLGYTEEAVVSQDFVSEPMTSIFDADASIALNDNFFKLVSWYDNEFGYSTKLIDLAQYISKI; from the coding sequence ATGTCAAAATTAAAATTAGGAATCAACGGATTTGGAAGAATAGGTAGAATTGCGTTTAGAGTAGCGGCTTCAAGACCAGATATACAAATAGTAGGAATCAACGATTTATTAGATGTAGAGCATTTGGCTTACTTATTAAAGTATGATTCTGTTCACGGTAGATTCGATGGAACTATTGATATCGTAAACGGAAACTTAGTAGTTAACGGAAACGAAATCAGAATTACTGCTGAGCGTAACCCAGAAGATTTAAAATGGGATGCTGTAGGAGCTGAGGTTGTTTTAGATTGTACTGGTATCTTTACAACTTTAGAAGGTGCTCAAAAACACATCACAGCCGGAGCTAAGAAAGTTGCAATTTCTGCACCATCTGCCGATGCACCAATGTTCGTAATGGGTGTTAACAACGATAAAATTACTGCAGAGCACACCATCGTTTCTAACGCATCTTGTACTACAAACTGTCTAGCGCCTATCGCTAAAGTAATTAACGATAACTTTGGTATTGTTGAAGGTTTAATGACTACTGTTCACGCAACTACTGCAACACAAATGACAGTTGACGGTCCTTCAAGAAAAGACTGGAGAGGTGGACGTAGTGCATTAGCTAACATCATTCCTTCTTCAACAGGAGCTGCTAAAGCTGTAGGTAAAGTAATTCCTGAATTAAATGGAAAATTAACTGGTATGGCTTTCCGTGTTCCAACTCCAGACGTTTCTGTAGTAGATTTAACAGTAAGAACAGAAAAAGCAGCATCATGGGATGAAGTTAAAGCCGCTTTAAAAGCAGCAGCAGACGGACCATTAAAAGGTGTGTTAGGATATACTGAAGAAGCTGTGGTTTCTCAGGATTTCGTATCTGAGCCAATGACAAGTATCTTCGATGCAGATGCAAGTATTGCTTTAAATGATAATTTCTTTAAATTAGTATCTTGGTACGATAATGAATTTGGTTATTCAACTAAATTAATCGATCTTGCTCAATACATTAGCAAAATCTAA
- a CDS encoding N-acetylglucosamine kinase: MILIVDSGSTKSDWIAVDRKGNKMLEKMRTKGLNPEIISDKKIKKIIKGHEDLKANRKIVSHVFFYGAGCGTEKPQNVVKGVLQEVFVNAEVHVHEDTMAAVFSTINTQTEAAVVCILGTGSNCSYYDGKVLHQRVNSLGYIIMDDASGNYYGRQLIRDYYFNNMPENIRVAFESKYNMDTDYIKYNLYKKPNPNAYLAHFAEFMFLNKDSEYCVELIKKGIRLFAESMIFQYAEELKTVPVHFAGSIAYFAKDEIKQVAEEMGFTVGNFERRPIEGLVDFHVKNLK, encoded by the coding sequence ATGATTTTAATTGTTGATAGTGGCTCTACGAAGTCAGACTGGATAGCAGTAGATAGAAAAGGTAATAAAATGCTGGAAAAAATGCGCACAAAGGGGCTTAATCCAGAAATTATATCCGATAAAAAAATAAAAAAGATAATTAAAGGTCATGAGGATTTAAAGGCCAATAGAAAAATTGTGTCGCACGTATTTTTCTATGGAGCAGGTTGTGGTACCGAAAAACCACAGAATGTAGTTAAAGGCGTTTTGCAAGAGGTTTTTGTTAACGCAGAGGTTCATGTTCATGAAGACACCATGGCAGCTGTATTTTCAACAATTAATACACAAACCGAAGCTGCAGTGGTTTGTATTTTAGGAACCGGATCTAACTGTAGTTATTACGATGGTAAAGTATTGCATCAACGTGTCAATTCTTTAGGGTATATTATTATGGATGATGCTTCTGGAAATTACTACGGTCGTCAGTTAATTAGAGATTACTACTTTAATAACATGCCTGAAAATATTCGTGTGGCTTTCGAAAGTAAGTACAATATGGATACCGATTATATTAAATACAACCTTTATAAAAAACCAAATCCTAATGCGTATTTAGCACACTTTGCTGAATTTATGTTCTTAAACAAGGATTCTGAATATTGTGTAGAACTTATTAAAAAAGGTATTCGTCTGTTTGCTGAAAGTATGATTTTTCAATATGCTGAAGAATTAAAAACTGTTCCGGTACATTTTGCAGGTTCTATTGCTTACTTTGCTAAAGACGAAATTAAGCAGGTTGCTGAAGAAATGGGCTTTACAGTTGGTAACTTTGAACGCAGACCAATTGAAGGTCTGGTAGATTTCCATGTTAAAAATTTAAAGTAA
- a CDS encoding ATP-binding cassette domain-containing protein gives MNRHIAIYISNKDHKQDFIERIQDGNILSDFSKPKAVLFSEITINKLIQEERIHGFCDVVTPTGNLLINSSQGERKKALLNHIISQNPEAIIVDNVFGNLDIQAQAEIEQTLNKLSSQVRILQITKRKEDILSFIGKVYYLEGKELVELKLEESDDAIAESFLEDLPKAYRPVSEKINPIVKFTDVSVHYRERSILNNINWEIKKGEFWQLMGPNGSGKSTILSMIFGDNPKAFGQNIVLFGVKKGSGESVWEIKQKIGYFSSDMLRGFTRLDSIGNMIVSGFFDTIGLYKTPTNEQIKIAQHWLRVLDMFDIRKQDFLSLSKGYQSLVLIARAMVKHPPLLILDEPTNGLDDADVKLFTQLINKIASETETAILYVSHRKEAGLNPDFIYQLTPHETGSTGQVVKI, from the coding sequence TTGAATAGGCATATAGCGATTTATATTTCTAATAAAGACCATAAGCAAGATTTTATTGAGCGTATTCAGGACGGAAATATTTTAAGTGATTTTTCAAAACCTAAGGCAGTACTTTTTTCTGAAATTACTATCAATAAATTAATTCAGGAAGAACGTATCCATGGTTTTTGTGATGTCGTTACACCAACAGGAAATCTATTGATTAATTCATCCCAAGGAGAACGAAAAAAAGCACTTTTAAACCATATAATATCTCAAAATCCCGAAGCCATTATTGTCGATAATGTTTTTGGGAATTTAGATATTCAGGCACAGGCTGAAATAGAGCAAACTCTAAACAAGTTAAGTTCGCAGGTTCGTATTTTGCAAATTACTAAACGTAAGGAAGATATTCTATCCTTTATTGGTAAGGTTTATTATTTAGAAGGGAAAGAACTTGTAGAGTTAAAACTTGAAGAATCAGATGACGCTATTGCCGAATCTTTTTTAGAAGACTTACCGAAGGCTTACCGACCAGTTTCAGAGAAAATCAATCCTATAGTAAAATTTACAGATGTATCGGTTCACTACAGAGAGCGATCAATTTTGAATAACATCAACTGGGAAATTAAAAAAGGTGAGTTCTGGCAACTAATGGGGCCAAATGGTTCTGGGAAAAGTACCATTTTAAGTATGATTTTTGGTGATAATCCCAAGGCTTTTGGTCAGAATATCGTCTTATTTGGAGTGAAGAAGGGAAGCGGTGAGAGTGTTTGGGAGATTAAACAGAAAATAGGTTACTTTTCTTCGGATATGTTACGCGGATTTACACGTTTGGATTCTATTGGTAATATGATTGTTTCCGGTTTTTTTGACACCATCGGACTCTATAAAACACCAACCAACGAGCAGATAAAAATTGCACAACACTGGTTACGTGTTTTGGATATGTTCGATATTAGAAAACAGGATTTTTTATCGTTATCAAAAGGATATCAAAGTCTGGTTTTAATAGCTCGTGCTATGGTGAAGCATCCACCATTACTTATTTTAGACGAACCGACTAATGGTTTGGATGATGCCGACGTAAAGTTGTTTACGCAATTAATAAATAAGATTGCATCAGAGACCGAAACAGCTATTTTATATGTATCACATAGAAAGGAAGCGGGATTAAATCCTGATTTTATATATCAGTTAACACCTCATGAAACTGGTTCTACAGGGCAAGTGGTTAAGATTTAA
- a CDS encoding transglutaminase family protein, giving the protein MVFQVSHTTSYDYENDVTFCHNIATLKPKTLAGQVLLDYQLEITPTPSELTERVDFFGNYITRFSLQKEHKKLKVTAISKVSRNYEEQPDINTSEKGKHITLKEALGALKSNEEHIIDARQYILESILIAKITPEIKAYAEVSFKPNRPVFEAAFELMQRIYTEFDFDPTFSNVATPIHEVIKAKKGVCQDFAQIAIACVRSVGLPARYISGYIETLPPPGKEKLIGADASHAWFSVYIPGFGWVDFDPTNNQIPKNQHIIVAWGRDYYDVPPLKGVIYSTGKNKMNVSVDIRPFEDIKS; this is encoded by the coding sequence ATGGTATTTCAAGTTTCACATACTACAAGTTACGATTACGAAAACGATGTTACCTTTTGCCATAACATAGCCACATTAAAACCTAAAACCTTAGCCGGACAAGTGCTACTAGATTACCAACTGGAGATTACCCCAACCCCTTCAGAATTAACAGAGCGTGTTGATTTCTTCGGAAACTACATCACTCGGTTTTCGCTTCAAAAAGAGCATAAAAAACTAAAAGTTACTGCTATAAGTAAGGTTTCCAGAAACTACGAAGAACAACCTGATATAAACACTTCAGAAAAAGGAAAGCACATCACGCTTAAGGAAGCTTTAGGTGCTCTTAAAAGTAATGAAGAACATATTATAGATGCTCGCCAATATATTCTGGAATCTATTTTAATCGCTAAAATAACTCCTGAAATTAAAGCTTACGCCGAAGTATCTTTTAAGCCCAATCGGCCGGTATTTGAAGCAGCTTTCGAATTGATGCAGCGTATTTATACCGAATTTGATTTCGACCCTACATTTTCTAACGTGGCTACACCCATACACGAAGTGATAAAAGCTAAAAAAGGGGTTTGTCAGGATTTTGCTCAAATTGCCATTGCCTGTGTGCGTTCCGTTGGGTTACCAGCAAGGTATATTAGTGGCTATATTGAAACACTACCGCCTCCTGGAAAAGAAAAACTAATAGGTGCCGATGCCTCGCATGCCTGGTTTTCGGTTTATATTCCTGGTTTTGGTTGGGTAGACTTCGACCCTACAAATAATCAAATACCTAAAAACCAACACATCATTGTAGCTTGGGGACGCGATTACTACGACGTACCTCCATTAAAAGGTGTTATTTACAGTACAGGAAAAAATAAAATGAATGTGTCTGTTGACATCAGACCTTTTGAAGATATTAAATCTTAA